In Vibrio lentus, a single genomic region encodes these proteins:
- the acnB gene encoding bifunctional aconitate hydratase 2/2-methylisocitrate dehydratase: MLEAYRKHVAERAAEGVVPRPLDAEQVAGLVELLKNPPQGEEAVILDLLENRIPPGVDEAAYVKAGFLTAITKGEVESPLVSKAKAAELLGTMQGGYNIESLVSLLDDAELAPIAVKALSHTLLMFDAFYDVEEKAKAGNASAQQVLQSWADAEWFTAKEKVAEKITVKVFKVTGETNTDDLSPAPDAWSRPDIPVHAKAMLKMERDGITPDEQGNVGPITQIEEMQKDGIPLAYVGDVVGTGSSRKSATNSVLWFMGEDIPFVPNKRTGGVCLGGKIAPIFYNTMEDSGALPIELNVQDMNMGDVIDIYPYEGVVRKDGADISSFELGKVLLDEVRAGGRIPLIIGRGLTGRARDALGLAETDLFAKPIDPSASDKGYTLAQKMVGKACGVEGVRAGQYCEPKMTTVGSQDTTGPMTRDELKDLACLGFSADLVMQSFCHTSAYPKPVDVNTHHTLPDFIMNRAGVSLRPGDGVIHSWLNRMLLPDTVGTGGDSHTRFPLGISFPAGSGLVAFAAATGVMPLDMPESILVRFKGEMQPGITLRDLVHAIPLYGIKQGLLTVEKAGKINEFSGRVLEIEGVDHLSVEQAFELSDASAERSAAGCTVKLSQESIEEYLNSNVVMLKWMIAEGYGDVRTIERRITAMEEWLANPELLAADSDAEYAHVIEIDLADIDQPILCAPNDPDDARLLSDVQGTEIQEVFIGSCMTNIGHFRAAGKMLEEFNGSLNTRLWVAPPTKMDKDQLTEEGYYGIFGRAGVRIETPGCSLCMGNQARVADASTVMSTSTRNFPNRLGNGANVYLASAELSAVGAILGRIPTKEEYLAYAEKINATAADTYRYLNFHKMGQYTDKADTVIFQEPA, translated from the coding sequence GTGCTTGAAGCCTACCGTAAACACGTCGCAGAGCGTGCTGCCGAAGGAGTTGTTCCTAGACCATTAGATGCTGAACAAGTAGCAGGCCTAGTTGAACTTTTAAAGAACCCGCCCCAAGGTGAAGAAGCTGTTATTCTTGACCTACTAGAAAACCGTATTCCACCAGGTGTCGATGAAGCTGCTTACGTTAAAGCGGGCTTCCTAACGGCTATCACTAAAGGTGAAGTTGAATCTCCACTAGTAAGCAAAGCTAAAGCTGCGGAACTACTTGGCACAATGCAAGGTGGTTACAACATCGAATCTCTAGTTTCTTTACTGGATGATGCTGAGCTTGCTCCTATCGCTGTTAAAGCGCTTTCTCATACTCTATTGATGTTCGATGCATTCTACGACGTAGAAGAAAAAGCAAAAGCTGGCAATGCTTCTGCTCAGCAAGTTCTTCAGTCTTGGGCTGATGCTGAGTGGTTTACAGCTAAAGAGAAAGTAGCGGAAAAAATTACCGTTAAAGTATTCAAAGTCACTGGTGAAACAAACACCGATGACCTATCTCCAGCGCCAGATGCATGGTCACGTCCTGATATCCCAGTACACGCAAAAGCGATGCTGAAGATGGAGCGTGATGGCATTACTCCTGATGAGCAGGGCAACGTTGGTCCAATTACTCAAATTGAAGAAATGCAAAAAGACGGCATTCCACTGGCTTACGTTGGTGATGTTGTTGGTACCGGTTCTTCGCGTAAATCAGCGACAAACTCAGTGCTTTGGTTCATGGGCGAAGATATCCCATTCGTACCAAACAAGCGTACTGGCGGTGTTTGTCTTGGTGGTAAAATTGCTCCGATCTTCTACAACACAATGGAAGACTCAGGTGCACTACCAATTGAGCTGAACGTACAAGACATGAACATGGGTGATGTGATTGATATCTATCCTTATGAAGGTGTTGTTCGTAAAGACGGTGCAGATATCTCAAGCTTTGAACTAGGCAAAGTACTTCTAGATGAAGTTCGTGCTGGTGGTCGTATTCCATTGATCATCGGTCGTGGCTTAACGGGCCGTGCTCGTGATGCTTTAGGTCTAGCTGAAACGGATCTGTTTGCTAAGCCAATCGACCCTTCTGCTTCTGATAAAGGCTACACGTTAGCTCAGAAGATGGTAGGTAAAGCGTGTGGCGTTGAAGGTGTGCGTGCAGGTCAGTACTGCGAACCTAAAATGACAACGGTAGGCTCTCAAGATACTACGGGTCCTATGACACGTGATGAGCTGAAAGATCTGGCTTGTCTTGGTTTCTCTGCGGATCTTGTGATGCAGTCTTTCTGTCACACATCTGCATACCCGAAACCAGTTGATGTAAACACTCACCATACACTGCCTGATTTCATCATGAACCGTGCGGGTGTTTCACTTCGTCCGGGCGATGGTGTTATTCACTCATGGCTAAACCGTATGCTTCTGCCTGATACTGTTGGTACAGGTGGTGACTCGCATACTCGTTTCCCTCTAGGCATTTCATTCCCAGCAGGTTCTGGCTTAGTAGCATTTGCTGCAGCAACAGGTGTTATGCCTCTTGATATGCCTGAATCAATCTTGGTTCGCTTTAAAGGTGAAATGCAGCCGGGTATCACGCTACGTGACCTAGTACATGCAATTCCTCTTTACGGTATCAAGCAAGGCCTACTGACTGTAGAAAAAGCTGGTAAAATCAATGAATTCTCTGGTCGTGTACTAGAGATTGAAGGTGTTGACCACCTGTCTGTTGAGCAAGCATTTGAACTTTCAGATGCATCGGCAGAGCGTTCAGCTGCTGGTTGTACTGTTAAGCTTTCTCAAGAGTCTATCGAAGAGTACTTGAACTCGAACGTCGTTATGCTTAAGTGGATGATCGCTGAAGGCTACGGTGATGTTCGTACTATCGAGCGTCGTATTACGGCAATGGAAGAGTGGCTAGCGAACCCTGAGTTACTTGCTGCTGATTCAGATGCTGAATACGCTCATGTTATCGAGATTGACCTTGCTGACATCGATCAGCCAATACTGTGTGCACCAAACGATCCAGATGATGCTCGTCTTCTTTCTGACGTTCAAGGCACTGAGATTCAAGAAGTGTTCATCGGTTCTTGTATGACCAACATTGGTCACTTCCGTGCAGCAGGTAAGATGCTTGAAGAGTTTAATGGCTCTTTGAATACTCGCCTATGGGTTGCTCCGCCAACTAAGATGGATAAAGACCAACTGACAGAAGAAGGCTACTACGGCATCTTCGGTCGTGCTGGGGTTCGTATTGAAACTCCGGGTTGTTCATTATGTATGGGTAACCAAGCTCGTGTTGCTGACGCTTCGACAGTAATGTCGACGTCTACTCGTAACTTCCCGAACCGTTTGGGTAATGGTGCGAACGTTTATCTAGCTTCTGCCGAGCTTTCTGCAGTTGGTGCGATTCTTGGTCGTATCCCAACTAAAGAAGAGTACTTAGCGTACGCAGAGAAGATTAATGCAACCGCTGCCGATACTTACCGTTACTTGAACTTCCATAAAATGGGTCAGTACACGGATAAAGCAGACACGGTTATCTTCCAAGAGCCAGCGTAA
- a CDS encoding YacL family protein: MEFEFTRNTLMGEYYVKCSMGHEIVGRWLQEEIGKDKQKLDHVMALIEQSRQDLNNEVTLLGKEISLAINEDDVTIQENVLGHEQEMEESSEFDFYNCESEASCGIDDFELLIERWIDFLGY; this comes from the coding sequence ATGGAATTTGAATTTACACGAAACACTTTAATGGGCGAGTACTATGTAAAGTGCAGCATGGGTCATGAAATTGTTGGCCGCTGGCTTCAAGAAGAGATCGGGAAAGATAAGCAGAAACTGGATCATGTGATGGCGTTGATTGAGCAATCTCGACAAGATCTGAACAATGAAGTGACGCTACTAGGCAAAGAGATCAGCCTAGCGATCAATGAAGACGATGTAACCATTCAAGAAAATGTGCTCGGGCACGAGCAAGAGATGGAAGAGAGCAGTGAGTTCGATTTCTATAATTGTGAAAGCGAAGCAAGCTGCGGAATCGATGATTTCGAGTTGCTAATCGAACGTTGGATTGATTTTTTAGGTTACTAG